The following proteins are encoded in a genomic region of Mycolicibacterium rutilum:
- a CDS encoding 2-hydroxyacid dehydrogenase — translation MDRETVPIRVLAHYVAGPKAAEVVAPETDWLDIRYSAEDDDDTFYRELAEAEVIWHVLRPLSAADLAAARRCVLVHKMGAGVNTIDVDAATELGIAVANMPGANAPSVAEGTVLLMLAALRRLLDLDRATRAGRGWPSDPSLGETVRDIGGCTVGLVGYGNVAKTVERYVSAMGARVLHTSTRDDGQPGWRPLPDLLAESDIVSLHLPLTDRTAGLIDRAALSRMRDDAVLVNTSRGAIVDEAALTEALREGRLAAAGLDVFATEPVEPDNPLLTLDNVVVTPHVTWHTADTMRRYLHHALDNCRRLRDGRELANVVNGIVSPNRPVNRDTPSQ, via the coding sequence GTGGATCGCGAAACGGTGCCGATAAGGGTTCTGGCGCACTATGTCGCCGGGCCGAAAGCGGCTGAAGTCGTTGCACCCGAGACGGATTGGCTCGACATCCGCTACAGCGCCGAGGATGACGACGACACGTTCTACCGCGAGCTCGCCGAGGCCGAGGTGATCTGGCATGTGTTGCGCCCGCTGTCGGCAGCAGACCTGGCCGCGGCCCGGCGCTGCGTGCTGGTGCACAAGATGGGCGCCGGGGTGAACACCATCGACGTCGACGCCGCCACCGAGCTGGGCATCGCGGTGGCGAACATGCCGGGGGCCAACGCCCCGTCGGTCGCCGAGGGCACCGTGCTGCTGATGCTGGCCGCGCTGCGCCGGCTGCTCGACCTCGACCGCGCGACCCGGGCCGGGCGCGGGTGGCCGTCGGACCCGAGCCTCGGCGAGACCGTGCGCGACATCGGCGGCTGCACCGTCGGGCTGGTCGGCTACGGCAACGTCGCCAAGACGGTGGAGCGCTACGTGAGCGCGATGGGCGCCCGGGTGCTGCACACCAGCACCCGCGACGACGGCCAACCGGGCTGGCGTCCGCTGCCCGACCTGCTGGCCGAGTCCGACATCGTGTCGCTGCACCTGCCGCTGACCGACCGGACCGCCGGGCTGATCGACCGCGCGGCGCTGTCGCGGATGCGCGACGACGCCGTGCTGGTCAACACCAGCCGCGGCGCGATCGTCGACGAGGCGGCGCTGACCGAAGCGCTGCGCGAGGGCCGGCTGGCCGCGGCCGGCCTCGACGTGTTCGCCACCGAACCGGTCGAGCCGGACAATCCGCTGCTCACGCTCGACAACGTCGTGGTCACGCCGCACGTCACCTGGCACACCGCCGACACGATGCGGCGCTATCTGCACCACGCACTGGACAACTGTCGCCGGCTGCGGGACGGCCGCGAGCTGGCCAACGTCGTGAACGGTATCGTGTCACCCAACCGACCGGTTAATAGGGACACTCCGTCACAGTGA